Proteins encoded by one window of Desulfomicrobium macestii:
- the qrcB gene encoding menaquinone reductase molybdopterin-binding-like subunit QrcB — MGLDRRSFISLVAGGVAGSLFTPVIWKTLDDVSIWTQNWPWIPRLQYGEELTFPALCKLGSDAYGVKVKTVGGRPVTAEGNPDHPLSLGGICPLGAASVHLLYSPSRVKNPKLKDGSSFKDITWAEAEELLAGKIREAGSNVAMISGDETGSVTDVLSGLVGKAGSDKSFFMPGESAPAAAALAMLGGDGQVGYDIENANYVLLLGADALGSWGNVARNGKAFSASREKGVKFVYVGPAQNGTSAVADSWVPCNTGTEPVLALGIAAVIAGTSRDRSSWPGFASFAKFVQTAYPLDKVAEITGVKAAVITGLAQELVRAGRPLVLTAAEAGQGLGAFELAAGMSLNMLLQRVNAVGGVRILPWAPKVVEAAADRKTMFANDLVAYLSSVADGGAEAPALLMVYGANPAYALPNLTKAQAAMDKAGFVVSFSSFMDETAAMADLIMPDSYAFERLDDAYSPYGSGQPNYTVVAPVIKPVFDTRPAGDVLLVVAAKAELDLGFESFEDVVKAKAEALGADFDEMVEGAAWVSEEFPAQDLALWTTPLQELAVAAKDGKSLALAPVQRLKIGSAKIAIPPFNTNAIRFDEMLGNDMYVLLNAATAKNLGLKKDDAVKIASSGGECKARVRIFEGVMNDTVVAPLGLGHTAWDAFSRDKGDNVYKLLAADTEAESGLSRFATVRVTVSKA, encoded by the coding sequence ATGGGACTCGACAGAAGAAGCTTTATTTCTTTGGTGGCTGGCGGTGTAGCGGGCAGCCTCTTCACTCCCGTAATATGGAAAACCCTGGATGACGTGTCCATCTGGACACAGAACTGGCCCTGGATTCCGCGGCTGCAGTATGGCGAGGAACTGACGTTTCCCGCGCTGTGCAAGCTGGGCTCGGACGCCTACGGCGTCAAGGTCAAGACCGTGGGCGGAAGGCCCGTCACGGCCGAAGGCAATCCGGATCATCCGTTGAGCCTCGGCGGCATCTGCCCTCTGGGCGCGGCCAGCGTGCATCTTCTTTACAGCCCTTCCCGGGTCAAGAACCCCAAGCTCAAGGACGGCTCTTCCTTCAAGGACATCACTTGGGCCGAAGCCGAAGAACTGCTTGCCGGGAAGATCAGGGAAGCTGGATCGAACGTGGCCATGATCAGCGGTGACGAGACCGGTTCCGTGACGGATGTGCTGTCCGGTTTGGTCGGCAAGGCCGGTTCGGATAAATCTTTTTTCATGCCCGGCGAGAGCGCCCCGGCGGCAGCGGCCCTGGCCATGCTCGGTGGTGACGGCCAGGTCGGCTACGACATCGAAAACGCGAATTACGTGCTTCTGCTCGGCGCCGACGCGCTGGGTTCCTGGGGCAATGTGGCCCGCAACGGCAAGGCATTTTCCGCCAGTCGCGAAAAGGGCGTCAAATTCGTGTACGTCGGGCCTGCCCAGAACGGCACCTCCGCCGTGGCCGACAGCTGGGTTCCCTGCAATACAGGCACCGAGCCGGTCCTGGCGCTGGGAATTGCGGCTGTCATAGCCGGCACGAGCCGTGACCGTTCGTCCTGGCCCGGTTTTGCCTCTTTCGCAAAATTTGTGCAGACGGCCTATCCGCTGGATAAGGTGGCCGAAATCACCGGTGTCAAGGCGGCGGTCATCACTGGCTTGGCTCAGGAACTGGTCCGGGCCGGACGGCCGCTGGTTCTGACGGCCGCCGAGGCCGGACAGGGCCTCGGTGCGTTCGAGCTTGCCGCCGGGATGAGCCTGAACATGCTTTTGCAGCGCGTCAACGCGGTCGGCGGCGTTCGGATTTTGCCCTGGGCCCCCAAGGTGGTCGAGGCTGCCGCGGACAGAAAGACAATGTTCGCCAATGATCTTGTCGCATACCTGAGCTCCGTGGCCGACGGCGGCGCCGAAGCTCCCGCGCTGCTCATGGTCTATGGCGCCAACCCAGCCTACGCCCTGCCGAATCTGACCAAGGCGCAGGCCGCCATGGACAAGGCCGGCTTCGTGGTTTCCTTCAGTTCGTTCATGGATGAAACGGCGGCCATGGCCGACCTGATCATGCCTGACAGCTACGCCTTTGAACGCCTTGACGACGCCTATTCCCCGTATGGTTCGGGCCAGCCCAACTATACCGTGGTAGCACCTGTCATCAAGCCGGTTTTTGACACCAGACCCGCCGGCGACGTTCTCCTGGTCGTGGCCGCCAAGGCCGAGCTGGACCTGGGCTTCGAGTCTTTTGAAGACGTGGTCAAGGCCAAGGCCGAAGCGCTGGGCGCGGACTTCGACGAGATGGTCGAGGGCGCGGCCTGGGTTTCGGAAGAGTTTCCGGCTCAGGACCTGGCGTTGTGGACGACTCCTCTGCAGGAACTGGCCGTTGCGGCCAAGGACGGCAAGAGCCTGGCCCTCGCTCCTGTGCAGCGGCTCAAGATTGGCAGCGCCAAGATAGCCATTCCTCCTTTCAACACCAATGCCATCCGCTTTGACGAAATGCTCGGCAACGACATGTACGTACTGCTCAACGCGGCCACGGCGAAGAACCTTGGGTTGAAAAAGGACGATGCCGTCAAAATCGCCAGTTCCGGCGGGGAATGCAAAGCCCGTGTGCGCATTTTTGAAGGCGTGATGAATGATACCGTCGTGGCCCCCCTGGGTCTTGGCCATACCGCCTGGGACGCTTTTTCCAGAGACAAGGGAGATAACGTTTACAAACTGCTGGCTGCCGATACCGAAGCAGAGTCCGGGCTGTCCCGGTTCGCAACGGTGCGTGTCACTGTCAGCAAGGCGTAG
- the qrcA gene encoding menaquinone reductase multiheme cytochrome c subunit QrcA yields MAKCKSCVVLPFLVGLVASIVLGWWGFPKVLYSQKTQPIRFDHVVHVEDQAMACEDCHAFRDDGSYAGMPTNANCVGCHEDVQGEDPDEARYVAEYVQQEKEVEWLGYQKQPDNVYFSHIAHKELDCTSCHPDVANMSTPPVYYENRLSGYSKDTMKMWQCEECHAQSGASNACFVCHK; encoded by the coding sequence GTGGCAAAATGCAAAAGCTGCGTGGTGTTGCCATTCCTGGTCGGTTTGGTGGCATCGATCGTGCTTGGTTGGTGGGGCTTTCCCAAAGTCCTGTACAGTCAGAAGACCCAACCCATCCGGTTCGATCACGTCGTGCATGTGGAAGATCAGGCCATGGCATGTGAAGATTGTCATGCGTTTCGGGATGATGGCTCTTACGCCGGCATGCCCACCAACGCGAACTGTGTCGGATGCCATGAGGATGTTCAGGGGGAAGATCCTGATGAAGCTCGCTACGTGGCCGAGTATGTGCAGCAGGAAAAGGAAGTTGAATGGCTTGGTTATCAGAAACAGCCGGACAATGTGTACTTCTCTCACATCGCGCACAAGGAACTTGACTGCACATCATGTCATCCGGACGTGGCCAACATGAGCACCCCGCCTGTCTATTATGAAAACAGGCTTTCGGGCTACAGCAAGGACACCATGAAGATGTGGCAATGCGAAGAGTGCCATGCCCAAAGTGGCGCCAGCAACGCCTGTTTTGTCTGCCACAAATAA
- the rfbC gene encoding dTDP-4-dehydrorhamnose 3,5-epimerase — protein MDVTRTKIPGVLLFEPKVFGDHRGFFCETYSRRQFAAHGLDVDFVQDNEAFSAQAGVLRGLHFQAPPMTQAKLVRVGRGAVYDVVVDMRKGSPTFGQWQGFTLSAANFLQLFIPAGFAHGYMTLEADTQFLYKVDQFYSPVHDGGISCLDPDLGIDWPGLAPIMSDKDLRLPRFADFDSPFSM, from the coding sequence ATGGATGTGACCCGGACGAAGATTCCAGGAGTGCTGCTTTTTGAGCCCAAGGTTTTTGGCGATCATCGAGGATTTTTTTGCGAAACCTACAGCCGCCGCCAGTTTGCCGCGCACGGGCTGGATGTCGACTTCGTGCAGGACAACGAGGCTTTTTCCGCTCAGGCCGGGGTGTTGCGCGGACTGCACTTCCAGGCTCCGCCCATGACCCAGGCAAAGCTGGTTCGGGTGGGGCGGGGCGCCGTCTATGACGTGGTGGTCGATATGCGCAAGGGCTCGCCGACCTTTGGCCAATGGCAGGGGTTCACTCTCAGCGCAGCCAATTTTCTGCAGCTGTTCATTCCGGCGGGGTTCGCCCACGGGTACATGACCCTGGAGGCAGACACGCAATTTCTTTACAAGGTCGACCAGTTTTACTCGCCCGTGCATGACGGCGGGATCTCGTGTCTGGACCCGGATCTGGGCATTGACTGGCCCGGTCTTGCGCCGATCATGTCGGACAAGGATCTGCGATTGCCGCGTTTTGCGGATTTTGATTCTCCGTTCTCCATGTAG
- a CDS encoding homoserine dehydrogenase: MKDSVIHLGLAGLGTVGSGLIKIIQENNDWIERRLGKTLKVKTIMVRDLDKARNVIPSPDTTFTTSMDDLINDPEIDIIVELAGGIEFPRTLITRALGSGKSVVTANKALLAEHGPELFELAAAKNLGLYYEASVAGGIPIIQTLKESLAGNRIKALTGILNGTANFIMSEMSEKGEDFATVLGKAQAKGYAEADPTLDIEGIDAAHKLVILIRLAYGQDYPMSKLTVEGISKVEQFDIILAKEFGYRLKLLAQVRDKSGMLHAGVYPALLRQDHILAKVDGPFNSILLEGNAVGPVMLYGQGAGDLPTGSAVLADILALARTNCVPNNTGFLETRLPQAQILAPELTVFRHYFRFTVVDRPGVMASIAGVMGEYNISIAQVVQRQYAPNDGVPIVFISHSAQMQNVTAALDTIKKFSFVLDPPVHYRII, from the coding sequence TTGAAAGACTCTGTCATCCATCTCGGCTTGGCCGGCCTTGGCACCGTTGGTTCCGGGCTCATAAAGATCATCCAGGAAAACAACGACTGGATCGAACGCAGACTTGGCAAAACCCTGAAGGTCAAAACCATCATGGTCCGCGATCTGGACAAAGCCAGAAACGTCATCCCATCCCCGGACACGACCTTCACGACCAGCATGGACGATCTGATAAACGATCCCGAAATCGACATCATCGTCGAGCTGGCCGGTGGCATCGAATTTCCGCGCACCCTGATCACCCGCGCCCTCGGCAGCGGCAAATCCGTGGTCACGGCCAACAAGGCGCTTCTGGCCGAACACGGCCCGGAACTTTTCGAGCTGGCTGCCGCCAAAAACCTCGGCCTCTATTACGAGGCCAGCGTCGCGGGCGGCATTCCCATCATCCAGACCCTCAAGGAGAGCCTGGCCGGGAACCGCATCAAGGCACTGACCGGCATACTGAACGGCACGGCCAACTTCATCATGTCCGAAATGTCCGAGAAGGGAGAGGACTTCGCCACGGTCCTGGGCAAGGCGCAGGCCAAGGGCTACGCCGAGGCCGATCCGACCCTGGACATCGAAGGCATCGACGCGGCCCACAAGCTGGTCATCCTCATCCGGCTGGCGTACGGCCAGGACTACCCCATGAGCAAGCTCACGGTGGAAGGCATCTCCAAAGTCGAGCAGTTCGACATCATCCTGGCCAAGGAATTCGGCTACCGCTTAAAACTCCTGGCCCAGGTCCGCGACAAGTCCGGCATGCTGCACGCCGGTGTCTACCCGGCCCTGCTGCGCCAGGACCACATCCTGGCCAAGGTCGACGGCCCCTTCAATTCCATCCTGCTCGAAGGCAACGCCGTGGGACCGGTCATGCTCTATGGACAGGGCGCGGGCGATCTGCCCACGGGCAGCGCGGTCCTGGCCGACATTCTGGCCCTGGCCCGCACCAACTGCGTACCCAACAACACGGGCTTCCTGGAGACCAGGCTGCCCCAGGCGCAGATTCTGGCCCCCGAACTGACCGTGTTCCGCCACTATTTCCGCTTCACGGTGGTCGATCGTCCCGGTGTCATGGCCTCCATCGCCGGGGTCATGGGCGAGTACAACATCAGCATCGCCCAGGTCGTGCAGCGCCAGTACGCGCCCAACGACGGCGTTCCGATAGTGTTCATCAGCCATTCGGCGCAGATGCAGAATGTGACCGCGGCCCTGGACACCATCAAGAAATTCAGCTTCGTGCTCGACCCGCCGGTGCACTACAGGATCATCTGA
- a CDS encoding cofactor-independent phosphoglycerate mutase, producing MSKTVFLVADGMAGWPLDILGGRTSLQAASTPTLDLLAPKSRCGLCQTVPQGMPPGSDVANMSLLGYDPRTHHTGRGPIEAAAQGLTLDPNDLVWRMNLVRLTELAGDGVMEDYSSGHIDTATAAPLVARLATMAEGGPFQPVQGIQYRHLLVQRGGALTSAADLAIRPPHDILDQNIAQDLDAYASFPEMLEFMRSTHEYLRAETTSQATSIWPWGQGRPLTLPAFADRFGLRGAVVSAVDLVKGLGRAAGMDVLEVEGANGLIDTNYEGKVEAALNFLKHGDFVYLHVEAPDECGHMGDAELKKRAIELFDQRIVAPILAALAHEDATIVVTCDHFTPVVRRTHTEDAVPFLVYRTQTPRTDGPAVFNEDTAQGAGLFLKEGRDLLNFCLEPGA from the coding sequence ATGTCAAAAACCGTTTTTCTGGTGGCCGACGGCATGGCCGGTTGGCCCCTCGACATTCTGGGAGGGCGCACCTCCCTGCAGGCCGCGAGCACCCCGACGCTCGACCTTCTTGCGCCCAAATCCCGCTGCGGCCTCTGCCAGACCGTTCCCCAGGGTATGCCGCCCGGCTCCGACGTGGCCAACATGAGCCTGCTGGGCTACGACCCGCGAACGCATCACACCGGACGCGGGCCCATCGAAGCCGCCGCCCAGGGGCTGACCCTTGACCCAAACGACCTGGTCTGGCGCATGAACCTGGTTCGCCTGACTGAACTCGCAGGCGATGGCGTGATGGAGGACTATTCCTCCGGCCATATAGACACCGCCACAGCCGCCCCCCTTGTGGCCCGACTGGCGACAATGGCCGAAGGCGGCCCTTTCCAGCCGGTGCAGGGCATCCAGTACCGCCATCTTCTGGTGCAACGGGGCGGTGCGCTGACAAGTGCGGCGGATCTGGCCATTCGTCCGCCACACGACATCCTGGACCAGAACATCGCCCAGGACCTTGATGCGTACGCATCCTTCCCGGAAATGCTTGAATTCATGCGCTCGACTCACGAATATCTGCGCGCCGAAACAACCTCCCAAGCCACATCGATCTGGCCATGGGGACAGGGACGCCCGCTGACCCTGCCCGCCTTTGCCGACCGCTTCGGCCTGCGCGGGGCGGTGGTCTCGGCCGTGGATCTGGTCAAGGGACTTGGACGGGCCGCAGGCATGGATGTTCTTGAGGTCGAGGGCGCAAACGGCCTCATCGACACCAATTACGAAGGCAAGGTCGAGGCTGCACTGAATTTTCTGAAGCACGGCGACTTTGTCTATCTGCACGTCGAGGCCCCGGACGAGTGCGGACACATGGGCGACGCGGAACTGAAAAAACGCGCCATCGAGCTTTTCGACCAGCGCATCGTGGCTCCAATTCTGGCCGCCCTTGCGCATGAGGACGCGACCATCGTGGTCACCTGCGATCATTTCACCCCCGTCGTCCGCCGGACGCACACCGAGGATGCCGTGCCCTTCCTGGTCTACAGGACACAGACGCCAAGGACCGACGGACCCGCCGTCTTCAATGAGGACACGGCGCAGGGCGCGGGCCTTTTTCTGAAGGAAGGCCGCGATCTGCTGAACTTCTGCCTGGAACCCGGCGCATGA
- a CDS encoding acyl-CoA thioesterase — translation MKADFPQPSCWLAHRVSYGETDAMGVVYYANYLHLFERGRGELIRGLGFSYATVEERGIFLPVRDATCRYLAPARYDEIIHIRTGLAGQSRASLNFVYEITNADQSAVLTRGSTQHAVINAQGRPVRIPDWLSALFG, via the coding sequence ATGAAGGCTGATTTTCCACAGCCTTCGTGCTGGCTCGCCCACCGCGTCTCTTACGGTGAAACCGACGCCATGGGCGTGGTCTATTACGCCAATTATCTGCATCTCTTCGAGCGCGGCCGGGGAGAACTGATCCGGGGCCTTGGTTTCAGCTACGCAACCGTGGAGGAACGCGGCATCTTCCTGCCGGTACGCGACGCCACGTGCCGTTATCTCGCTCCCGCCCGCTACGACGAGATCATCCACATCCGCACCGGTCTGGCCGGTCAGTCACGGGCCAGCCTGAACTTTGTCTATGAAATCACCAATGCGGACCAGAGCGCGGTCCTGACCCGTGGCTCGACCCAGCATGCGGTGATCAACGCCCAGGGCAGGCCTGTCCGCATTCCGGACTGGCTCTCGGCCCTGTTCGGCTAG